A window of Fragaria vesca subsp. vesca linkage group LG7, FraVesHawaii_1.0, whole genome shotgun sequence contains these coding sequences:
- the LOC101291274 gene encoding protein gamma response 1-like produces the protein MEESSRQISFPIETQSPDIKLATLLLATIQEAKDRIQETKDRVLQIEYVFLAQLYPLLQSKSETLRKFQDEWKSKEANLLLQIETLQAENQLTVEENRSLKLGREKLLKEKDDMINQLRDEVTSIQLRSDELEQMLDHKSKEADEGMELHSMLLQEVKSKDSVIASKEKQLKESEESRNVLFAKVSDLEKRADGLQEELREKTEQVAKGNDLEQNLFKKIEFQASEIMKNEKLLKDQEEEKKLMLAKLKNVEENVCQLQKELLTKNEEVEDCAREKKLLLRKMAGLEEKVNELQQDLRGRAGEVAKSRGSTEYLHQEVEAISADLLTERKKYGELTAAYKSLKSQHTYLRTKYGLTRENMLPQNKLEDENDLLRTDQNPSTFHGLEDNGDASPDACYTKKMKNEISFNNKLKEDKVQKPIQAIAPFSPTSVFTAPKCPSSVKSAPVTGRKRSASSWIDTRSRQGQNGPDPHDDFLDTPIENIRANLNRSTKEKVPELPVPVQNDSNLGSSDDETQDVTADPPKPQKQHMPVTVAGKNGFKYVEPVRKRAERENLKGVECKQCKKFYDAVLPDAGGKDNDNNKHGFRCEHHEGVSRHRYRYLPPSTPEGFWNIDFESEM, from the exons ATGGAGGAGAGTAGCAGGCAAATTAGTTTCCCTATTGAGACTCAATCTCCTGATATCAAGCTTGCTACTCTACTGCTTGCTACCATTCAGGAAGCGAAAGACCGGATTCAGGAAACCAAAGACCGCGTTTTACAGATCGAATATGTCTTCCTTGCTCAGCTCTACCCGCTTTTACAGTCCAAGTCCGAAACTCTCCGGAAGTTTCAAGATGAATGGAAATCCAAGGAAGCTAATCTCTTGCTTCAGATTGAAACGCTTCAAGCTGAAAACCAGCTTACTGTTGAAGAGAATCGTTCGCTCAAGCTTGGCAGGGAGAAGCTATTGAAAGAAAAGGATGACATGATTAACCAACTAAGAGATGAAGTGACAAGCATACAACTAAGGAGTGATGAGCTCGAGCAAATGCTTGACCACAAGTCTAAGGAAGCCGATGAGGGAATGGAATTGCACAGTATGTTACTCCAAGAGGTTAAGTCGAAAGACAGTGTCATTGCGAGTAAGGAAAAGCAATTGAAAGAGAGTGAAGAAAGTAGAAATGTGCTTTTTGCCAAAGTGAGTGATCTTGAAAAAAGAGCTGATGGACTCCAAGAGGAGTTAAGAGAAAAGACTGAACAAGTGGCCAAGGGAAATGATCTTGAACAAAATCTGTTCAAGAAGATTGAGTTTCAAGCTTCTGAGATTATGAAGAATGAAAAGCTCTTGAAAGATCAGGAAGAAGAGAAAAAACTGATGTTGGCCAAATTGAAGAACGTGGAGGAAAATGTTTGCCAACTCCAGAAGGAGCTCCTAACAAAGAATGAAGAAGTGGAAGATTGTGCAAGAGAGAAGAAACTTCTTCTGAGAAAAATGGCTGGTCTAGAGGAGAAAGTTAATGAGCTACAACAGGATCTCAGAGGCAGGGCCGGTGAAGTGGCCAAAAGTAGGGGTTCAACTGAATATTTACACCAAGAGGTTGAAGCAATATCCGCAGATTTACTGACCGAGAGGAAGAAGTACGGGGAACTTACTGCTGCGTACAAAAGTTTAAAATCCCAGCATACTTATCTGCGCACCAAGTATGGTCTTACGAGGGAGAATATGCTCCCCCAAAATAAGTTGGAAGATGAAAATGATTTATTGAGAACTGATCAGAATCCATCAACTTTCCATG GTCTTGAAGATAATGGAGATGCTTCTCCAGATGCTTGTTACACAAAGAAAATGAAGAATGAAATCAGTTTTAACAATAAGTTGAAGGAAGACAAAGTACAAAAACCAATTCAAGCAATAGCTCCTTTCTCTCCTACTTCTGTTTTCACTGCACCTAAATGTCCTTCCTCTGTAAAGTCTGCTCCAGTAACTGGTAGAAAGCGGTCTGCATCATCCTGGATAGACACTAGATCCCGCCAAGGCCAGAATGGGCCTGACCCGCATGATGATTTTCTTGATACCCCAATTGAGAACATAAGAGCGAACTTGAATAGATCCACAAAGGAAAAGGTTCCTGAGCTTCCTGTTCCTGTTCAAAATGACTCGAATTTAGGCAGCTCCGATGATGAAACACAGGATGTGACTGCTGATCCTCCCAAGCCACAGAAGCAGCATATGCCAGTTACAGTAGCTGGCAAAAATGGTTTCAAGTATGTGGAACCTGTAAGAAAGAGGGCTGAGCGGGAAAATTTGAAAGGAGTTGAATGCAAGCAGTGCAAAAAGTTTTATGATGCTGTTCTTCCAGATGCTGGTGGCAAGGACAACGATAATAATAAGCATGGTTTCCGCTGTGAGCATCATGAAGGTGTTTCTCGACACAGGTACAGGTATCTTCCCCCTTCAACTCCGGAAGGATTTTGGAACATTGACTTTGAGTCTGAAATGTGA
- the LOC101310941 gene encoding putative ribonuclease H protein At1g65750-like: MGPWNFPMLLQFHFLDICKLINDVPISIVPDMSDKLIWVPSSSGELLAKEAFQFMRPRLPSLDWSKLIWSKFIIPRISLHSWKVLRGRVLSEDLLQRRGIVLASRCVLCGRDCESSFPHIFLTCSFVASLWNNWACLFELGSLPQNLVDLIYYGGVGRSHQLKEIWLICYTTTLWFIGKARNKIRHDNCTIVVDAVHQLIMGHVKAVSKLASGCMSNSLTKLRVLKKFGLLCHPCQALRITKVNWHPPLFGWIKVNTDGAWQKTTGKSGYGGIFRDFHGSFLGAFASNLEIPNSVDAEVMAVIQAIELAWVRDWKHILLEVDSAIVLNFLHDPHLVPWRLRVACGNCLHRISQMNFRSSHIFREGNQVADTLVNMGLSMFALSWWDEPPHFIQGMYQRDKFGILNFCFH, translated from the coding sequence ATGGGGCCTTGGAACTTTCCTATGTTGCTTCAATTTCACTTCCTAGACATATGTAAGTTAATTAATGATGTCCCTATCTCTATTGTTCCTGATATGTCTGATAAGTTGATTTGGGTTCCATCATCTTCTGGGGAGCTATTGGCAAAGGAGGCATTCCAATTTATGCGCCCACGTTTACCATCTTTGGATTGGAGTAAGCTCATATGGTCTAAATTCATCATTCCTCGTATTTCTCTTCATTCTTGGAAAGTGTTGAGAGGTAGAGTGTTATCTGAGGATTTACTACAACGTCGTGGGATTGTTTTGGCTTCTCGTTGTGTCCTTTGTGGTAGGGATTGTGAGTCATCATTCCCACATATCTTTCTGACTTGCTCTTTTGTTGCTTCACTATGGAACAATTGGGCATGCTTATTTGAGTTAGGAAGTCTACCTCAAAATTTGGTTGATCTAATATACTATGGGGGTGTTGGACGTAGTCATCAGCTCAAGGAGATTTGGTTAATATGCTACACCACTACCTTGTGGTTTATCGGGAAAGCAAGGAATAAAATAAGGCATGATAATTGTACCATTGTTGTAGATGCAGTACATCAGCTAATTATGGGTCACGTGAAAGCAGTTAGCAAATTAGCCTCAGGTTGCATGTCTAATTCTTTAACAAAGCTTCGGGTTTTGAAGAAGTTTGGTTTATTATGTCATCCTTGTCAGGCTCTGAGGATTACAAAGGTTAATTGGCATCCTCCTCTCTTTGGTTGGATTAAAGTCAATACCGATGGTGCATGGCAAAAGACTACAGGGAAATCTGGTTATGGTGGAATTTTTAGGGATTTTCACGGCTCTTTCCTTGGTGCTTTTGCTTCAAACCTTGAAATTCCTAACTCGGTGGATGCGGAGGTTATGGCGGTTATTCAAGCTATTGAGCTTGCTTGGGTTAGGGATTGGAAGCATATTTTGCTTGAGGTGGATTCAGCAATTGTGCTTAATTTCTTGCATGATCCTCATCTTGTTCCATGGCGATTGAGAGTAGCATGTGGTAACTGTTTGCACCGCATTTCTCAGATGAATTTTCGATCTTCTCATATCTTCAGGGAAGGTAATCAGGTGGCAGATACTCTTGTCAATATGGGTCTGTCAATGTTTGCATTATCTTGGTGGGATGAACCTCCCCACTTCATTCAGGGCATGTACCAACGAGATAAGTTCGGTATCCTAAACTTTTGTTTTCATTGA
- the LOC101290985 gene encoding DNA-damage-repair/toleration protein DRT100-like: MRVVLIAVVITLLCAIAVDSCLPTDLAALEAVKASLTESNLGLFNTWSGTDCCVNWYGVSCDPSTRRVVDLNLRGESEDPILSKSGQSGFMSGSIAPEICNLDSLTTLVLADWKGLSGQIPQCLTFLSSLRVLDLTGNKLSGVIPTDIGKLKMLRVLNLADNQIAGDIPASIVNLAGLMHLDLRNNKLTGGVPAGFSNMKMLSRALLSGNQLTGSIPESIGNMPRLADLDLSRNHISGSIPDSLGNMRVLSTLNLDGNAISGELPTTLLSNHGLGILNLSRNSIEGNIPDVFHGNSYFMVLDLSYNNLKGKIPGTLSSAKYIGHLDLSHNHLCGNIPMGDPFDHMDASSFTNNDCLCGNPLSTC; the protein is encoded by the coding sequence ATGAGGGTGGTGTTGATCGCCGTCGTGATCACTCTGCTCTGCGCCATTGCTGTTGATTCCTGCTTACCAACAGACCTGGCAGCCCTCGAAGCCGTCAAGGCCTCCCTCACCGAATCCAACCTCGGCCTCTTCAACACATGGTCCGGCACCGACTGCTGCGTCAACTGGTACGGCGTCAGCTGCGACCCTTCCACTCGCCGCGTCGTCGACCTTAACCTCCGCGGCGAGTCTGAGGACCCCATTCTCTCCAAGTCTGGCCAGTCCGGCTTCATGTCCGGCTCCATCGCCCCCGAGATTTGCAACCTCGACAGCCTCACCACCCTCGTCCTCGCCGACTGGAAGGGCCTCTCCGGCCAGATCCCCCAATGCCTCACCTTCCTCTCTTCCCTCCGGGTCCTCGACCTTACCGGAAACAAACTCTCCGGCGTCATTCCTACCGATATCGGCAAGCTGAAGATGCTCAGAGTCCTCAACCTCGCCGACAACCAGATCGCAGGCGACATTCCGGCAAGTATCGTCAACCTCGCCGGGCTAATGCACCTGGACCTCAGGAACAACAAACTCACCGGCGGAGTTCCCGCCGGGTTTTCAAACATGAAGATGTTGAGCCGAGCATTGCTGAGCGGGAACCAGCTCACCGGATCCATCCCGGAGTCCATCGGAAACATGCCTCGCCTAGCTGACCTAGACTTGTCCCGGAACCACATCTCGGGTTCGATACCGGACAGCCTCGGAAACATGAGGGTTCTGTCGACACTCAACCTCGACGGAAACGCTATTTCCGGCGAGTTACCTACGACCCTGTTAAGCAACCACGGTTTGGGCATCCTGAACTTGAGCCGGAACAGCATTGAGGGCAACATCCCGGACGTGTTTCACGGAAACTCGTACTTCATGGTTCTGGATTTGTCGTACAACAACCTGAAAGGGAAGATACCTGGGACGCTGTCGTCGGCGAAGTATATCGGACACCTGGACCTGAGCCACAACCACCTGTGCGGGAATATTCCGATGGGTGATCCCTTCGACCATATGGACGCGTCGTCGTTTACCAACAACGATTGTCTCTGCGGGAATCCGTTGAGTACTTGTTGA